GTGGCTATGTCATTATCTCTTTGCTGAGTTGTTAATCTGGGTAATAAAAATCCCTGTGTTGTACTTTCCAATTCAAAAACTGCGGAAGGGTCAACCACGGAAGCATTGTCTCCAACTTTCACTTGAGACATTAATGAACTGGATATTAAAAGTAATGGAAAAAGTAGTATGAAAAAGTATTTAAAAATCATCATCATTGTATTTTCTGTGTAAGTAAATTTTTATCTCAAATTTAGTTTTTAAGTTTGGTGAAATAAAAAGTAAATTAGTTCTATTATTACATTAAAATCTAAAAAAAGTCAGTTAACTTTTTGAATCAACTAACTTTTAAAATGCTAATTTTAAACAAGCAATACCTTTCTAACCGCAAAATGCATCCCAGTCATTCCCGTTAAAAATTTCAACACAATTTGTATCAGTATTGAAAATTAACAGACCTTCAGGAACAGGAGTGACTATATTATCTCTTTGAGTAGTAGTCAATCGGGGTAATAAAACTCCTTTGCTTGTACTTTCAACTTCGAATATGGCAGAAGGGTGAACAGCGGAAACAGTATTATCTTCACTAACCTTAACACTTTGTGCTTGAGTTGAAAAGAACACTGTAAAAACAAGAAATGTTACTAAAAATATATGTTTCATGATTAAATTTTTTATTGAAAATGAATACAAAATTAAAATGCTCTGATGGCTCTTACACCCATTAGGCCGGTTTTAGCTGTGCCAAAAGTAGTTTCAGCACCACTAATTAAATTTCTACCATAAGCTTGTGTTGCAGATCTTTGAGAAGAGCTCCAGTATGTTACATTTCTAAAGCCTCCTTGATTTGATGCACCTCCACCAATAGTATTATACATTAAAGTAAGTTCATCACGAGAAGGTAAATACCATCCTTCATAAACTATACCATTTAGTATAAAAAAGTAATCATTAGCCCATCTGGCTGCTATATCCGGTTCACTGCAAGCAGAAACTATATTTTGTGTATTTGAGGCCCCTGTACCAAAATCATCACTTGTAGCCACAGAAGTCCCTGAACACCCCCAGGGAGCATTTGGATCAACAGGTGAGGTGCCATTCCAGTCACTTGGTGCAGCTTCTAAGCCTCCTCCATTTCCATCACAATAAAAAATAATACCACCGGATGGTCCGGTATCTCCAATAACGCATTGAGGTGCTCCATCACAAAGATTTATCCACTCAGTTCCATTATAAATTTCTGTACAAAAAATGTCTGTATTATAAATCATTAAACCGGCCGTAGGTGATGTGATATTTGCTTTATCCATTTCACTCATGCGCGGCAAAAGCATACCTTGCTCTGAACTTTCCATTTCAAAAATGGCATTTTGATCTATATTTTGAACATCTCCGCCTATTTTTACCTGACTAAATGCAGAAGTAGTCATTACATTTATAAAGACAAGTAATATTAAAATTTTAG
The Chitinophagaceae bacterium DNA segment above includes these coding regions:
- a CDS encoding DUF1566 domain-containing protein gives rise to the protein MTTSAFSQVKIGGDVQNIDQNAIFEMESSEQGMLLPRMSEMDKANITSPTAGLMIYNTDIFCTEIYNGTEWINLCDGAPQCVIGDTGPSGGIIFYCDGNGGGLEAAPSDWNGTSPVDPNAPWGCSGTSVATSDDFGTGASNTQNIVSACSEPDIAARWANDYFFILNGIVYEGWYLPSRDELTLMYNTIGGGASNQGGFRNVTYWSSSQRSATQAYGRNLISGAETTFGTAKTGLMGVRAIRAF